The following is a genomic window from Onychomys torridus chromosome 13, mOncTor1.1, whole genome shotgun sequence.
gatttttttttgtgcaaAGTGAAAGATACAAACCCGATTTTTTCATTCATCTACAGGCTAATATTCtgcttttccagcaccatttattTAGAAGGCTGTCTTTTCTCGAGTGTATCTTTTGATTAATCTTTTTCATTTAGATTGCATTACTCTTTGGTCAGTTTGGCTAAGAGTTGGTCAGTTCTATTCTTTTCAAACAACCAACTCATCTGACaacttctctgtcttttctgtggAGCAGTGGCCCTGGATTGTTGAGCCTTTCACGTTTGCTGGAAGCTTTCTAGTCTCCTCTTACAGTTGGTGTTGCCATGGTGCCTGGGTTAGACCACGGTCTGCCATGGACTGTTGCAGGAGACGAGGATTATGAGCACTGGTAATCTCTCAATCTCCGATTCGAATACCCTCCTTTGTCAGTCCCCTGCGCTCTGCTGGAGACAGGTCCACCTGATTTGGATTCCCAGCCAGGTGCAGTACTGCTGAATCTGGACCCTTACAGCACTTCTGTCTACGGTCACTAGCACAAAGCTGGCTCATTCACTCTTTTAATAAGAATGtatttttaggggttggggatttagctcagtggtagagcgcttgcctagcaagggcaaggccctgggttcggtcctcagctctggcaaaaaaaaaaaaaaaaaaaaaaaaaaaaaaatgtatttttaaaacatactagAGAAAAAtttggtggtagtgcacgcctttaatcccagcacttgggaggcagaggcaggaagatctctgtgagtttgaggccagcctggtctacaaaacaagttccaggacagttggggcTTGAAAGACCAAAAGAAACAGGTAATCtacatattttattaacatttgtgCTTTTCGTCAGTAATTTACTGCCCCCAGAAGGACCTCTAGTggttttgaacacttggttttATGCATCAGAAGAAAGGCACATCTTTCCCCTTCTGCTCTCAACTACCCATTCCTCTAATCTTACCAGGCATTACAACCAAATACAATTTAGTTTACTCCCGCACACCCCACAATATAAATATCATTACTTCTACTCCCCGCTCCTGTCAGGTGAATACCTGCCTACATAGGAGACTGTCCCCAAGTGCCTACATTGTAATAGTGAAGGGAAAACTTTCAGAAGCAAGCAGGACTTTGCTTCAGAGGCTACCTGGATTACCTCAATCATCATTTCTTCGGAACCCTACGTCTGTCCCATGGATGTGTGGAATAACTGAGGCACATTATCCAGAGAAGGCATCAACCAGAGTCTACCTTCTGCTTTAACATTGAATGCTTATTTACCATTTTCCATTGTCTCATAATACTGTCACCAATAATCGAAAAACAGACTTCCGATTCTCCCACAAAGAGCCTCAACACCGTGTTCCCTCTTTACCCTCCATATTCCTGTGCTTTCTAGTTGTCCGCACTTATTCTCTCCAGTGGGGCCTCGGGTTATATGTCTAGCTGTCCAGCAGGATGAAATCCGTAAGGGTAGAAAATAGACCCTCAGATGTACATTTAAATAGTTTACAGTTGGTGTCACTTGGTGAACAGCTATTAAAAGACAGTGTTAGTCATCATCAGTAATTACATTTCAGAAAAAAACTGCTTTATGAAAGGGTAATTAGGTGTTGTTAGGTATAGGTGAGAAATGCGAAAAGGTTGTCACTATATTAGAGTTTACAATCTTACTACCGAGAGACCTTAGATGCGTAAAGGACAATCTGTGGCAGTGTGTGCAGACGTCTGAACAAAAAATTGTATGTGAATTCTGTTTTATGTCTGACATTGTTGCATTACATGGtgattatttgtgtttatttctccCCAGGCTtaaaacacactctctctctctctcaaatagtaacctcttaaaaacatttttgggggctggaggagtGGCTCCccagttagagcactggctgcttttgcagaggtcctgagttcaattcccagtacccaccatctataactctagtgacatgggatccgatgccctcttctgatgtgtaaatgtacatgcagacaaaccgCCCATATACATAAAGCACATAAAtcaataagtctttaaaaaaatttgaaaggCCAGTAGTGGTctcccacacctttaatctcagcacttgggaggcagagacaggcagatccctgtgagttccaggcctgcctggtctacagatcgagtttcaggatagccagggctacacaaagaaaccctgtctcaagaaatcaaaaaaataaaaaatatatttgacatgAAGGAAATAAACCTTACATTAAGGTATTTCAGAATACCTCATAGAGGAAATTGGGTACCCACTaagcttttaaagaaaaagtcaagtgtagttagagttttcctgcctggcccagtcaggacaaatctctctcacccgccagtcccacagtcactcagacccaaccaagaaagcacacagaaacttacatttgtttagaaactgtatggccgtggcaggctgcttgttatctacttcttctatcttaaattaacccatttctgcttatctatactttgccacatggcttgtggcttaccagtgtctttacatgttgcttctcatggcggcggctggcggtgtctctctccagtcttctacttcccagaattctcttctctcttgtcccacctatacttcctgcctggccactggccaatcagaattttatttacacagagccatatccacagcagtcaaGTGCACAAGGAAGTTGTCTAAAGAATTCCTTGTCTGACCAAATCATGGAAGCCAGCCAGACATAAAGGCacgtgcctgtaattctagctttggcattcaggaggctgaggtgctTAACTTTGAGACCATCCTGAGGTTCATAAAATGTTGCACGGTTGGGGCTGCACagcttggccctgcctcagtaaaccaaaaacaaaagtagAGGGTAATAATTTCCCACATGTGTAACTACTCTTCTCTCTAGTAaagacatttttgttcttttcacgctctctgaagaaattttaattttttagagacTTAAAAGTTTGACCTCAAAACATCTGTTGTCCTtctttgaaagaaatgaaaaaaaagtaaggGTGTGGCCATACTACTCTGATTTCACTTTCAGCTGGCAACCTTCTGCAATAGTGGATTTGAATCCAGTTTTCTCCCAccacattaatttctttttttgtttgtttgtttggttggtttttgttttttgtttttcgagacagggtttctctgtgtagctttgcgcctttcctggaactcgctatggagaccaggctagcctcgaactcacagagatccgcctgcctctgcctcccaagtactgggattaaaggcgttaaTTTCTTGATGGATAACAACAtcacacagaatttaaaagtcactgtctgtatttaaaaaaaaaatagggtttcagtctggtcttgaactcacctgGTGGCCTATACAGAGGTCATCCAGAATGATTCTCCTGCCtgctcagcctcttgagtagctgAGGTCACAGGCCTGCGCCCTCAGGCCTGGCTAGAAGAGTGAACTTTGAAATAATTGCtgcattaaataatattaaataatgtttatttaatAGGCTATGCTAGATCCAGTTCAATACACTgtattaaataaaagtatttaaaattttatataaagttCCCTTAGAATATGTAAGATAAAGAATCTaagtaaaaatgaattttgtgCTTACACTGAGCTCATCCCCAAGATTTCTCATTTTATAACTAtgcaaatactaaaaaaaaaaattaataaattgtaGTAATAAAGTatgtttacatataaaatataataaataaaatagtgaaaataaaaagCACTTTTGGTCCCAGGTGTTTTGATATCAGATATCAGTTTCACAATTTCTTGACTATGGTTTGCTGTCTTTTATTTCAGCAGCACTATATCCTCAGCTTACACCAAATTCTTCAATTTTCTTTACTTTGATAACCATAGATATCGCGTTGAAGGAATAATTCCATTATCAACAGCTAAGCTCTCCAGTTTCCTCTACCAGCCTGAAAACAGAATTAAGTGGGATAAATTATTGAAATCGTACAACGTGTTACACAAGATTGATTCGGTAATTTAGTATTGAATAGTAAAGAATTGTTTACGGTATTAGTATATTTTTTAACTAATGTGAGTTATTAAATCTGTGTAGTATTCAATAGTGTCTTAGATTCAAATTAGCTGTTTCTTATTACAGGGTTTGGGATTGAGCCAAGGGTCATTTGCATGCCAAGCAAACACTGTatcactaaacacacacacacacacacacacacacacacacacacaaacacacaaacacacacacatacacacaacatacacatataccactacttttattaaaatttagttTGAGATGATAGCTCACTTATTTGCCCAGGCTACTCTCAACCTCTGTTTTCTGAGTTACAGAATTATAAGCATGGACATCTAGCTGGAATGTTATAAAAGCCTTTAAATGTCCATTTTTATTAGTCAAGAGTTTAATTCCaattagctttgttttgtttgtaaataaTTATCACATTCCTAATCTGCCAGTCTCTTGATGATATGTACATATTGCTGTGAGGGAATTAAACTTAGCTATTCACCTCTACTATCTGAAAACATGCCTTGTTGATGAGGAGTCGAAATTGTATTGGGGGAGAGCATGGTATatccacatgagtgcaggtgctcaaggcagacagaggcagagaatcCCTGTGGAGCTGTCCTTACTAACGGTTGTGAGCTGTCTCGTGTGGATGCTGGAtgccgaactctggtcctctgaaacgACAGTACATGCCGTTATCCTCTGAGCATCCTTCCAGCCatgagtttgggttttgttgcagctgttttggtttttaagaaacCCACATGGTCCCAGTTCTTCCTACACTGCCcatactggcctggaactggagatTCTCCTGCCGCATCAGTAATACGACTCCAAGTTTCCTGGTGGAGTTCAGTGTATAAAGATGGCAGTAGAGAACAGGTACAATATTGATATGTACCATAAAGACTTAAGAAGAAAGAGTAGGTACTATTAACAATTAAAGACCAGGACTGGTGAGTTAGCCTAAAGAGTAGGTGCTGAAATATCACAGATGCTAAATCAGATTAAGATGCCCAATAAAATCTCCCATCACAACTGAAGGGGGGGAAAAGATGAAATAGGACAGTTAGGAAGCCATAAGAACAATCTAAATGGAATCTTACGGTGGTTTACGCTGGGGCAAAAGCAGTATGGAGCAAGGAGAATCAGAGGATGGAAGACACAGCCTAGGGATGTGTCAGCactcatgggccagctagcctgttGTATATAGTAGCAAACAACAGAGACGTCTTGCTTCAACCAAAGTGGACTGCAAGAATCTACAaccaaggttgtcctctaacctccacacgtGCACTGTTGtaaacatgtgcatgcatacacacacacacacacacacacacacacacacacacacacacgataaaaaagcaaaacattttgAAAGACTCAAGACAAAGTATGAACTAATGAAAGAACACTTtatggcagcacatatactaaaaaccacacagagaaaatttTATGACTTCTATGTAAGCATGACATGCAAAGTAGTGAAGTcttccatattttaaaacatgggaAACCCCAATGTAGTTAGTCAAgcaatgtgaaaaacaaaataaaatatcttgtttgAAAATTAGCTAGCTGAACTGCCTAGAAGAGGCCCAGGCAAATGAAGCCACCTGGAACAGACACTCTCAGACACTGAGCTGCTTGCCAGAAATGCAGTGAACTCCCAGGTTTCCGGCTTTTATGAGCTGAATACCTGTGCTCGGTGGGCTTTGGTAGTGCagatgtctttgagtcatttctgctcctgtaaataagTAACCTCCCACCCATATTCCGGAGTAACCCTTTTGTTtatcaagttggactttggtgtaTATCCTTATGTTGCTCTCTCATAGGCACCCTTTCTGGGATGAGTAGATCTGTATTTTATGTCTCCCCAGAAAAAGTCTGTCATGCAACCCAGGCCAACAGAGAACTGAAATCACTGAAAGGGATGGTGACTGTGGGTCCTTTCAGTGAGGACAGCTGTTGGACCCTGGGAGATCTCACACGCAGGACAGACTTGGAAGAATTTGCAGCTAGGCCATCCGAAATCCAGTTTCACCAGATGGTTTCAAATACTGGTCATTAATTTTAGGCCTCATGCCATAAAGTGCCACATCAGTGtattttttcagaatattttaccaACCCCACAGAAGGACAAAATAGTGCTGTACAGAAATCAGAAGACCTCAGCTCTAATTCTGAACTGCTTTCTAGCTGTGCATAGAATTTCATCTGATGGGCCTTGTCCTCTCTGTCTACAAATAGAATAAATGATCTTCAGATTCTTTGCTGAATGTTGTGCACACCTAACTGTGACTCTGATGTTCCTTAACACTATCAATGCAGGCTGATTTGGTAAGACCGTCTAAAGACAGACTAAACATACATGATGAAGTTCTTGGGGAACAATAAATCATTGACATTAAGTGACTTTTGCAACCTTTATGGTTTGATTTGTTGCAGGACACATTTATATGTCATACCATTACGAATAGTTTTGCCATGGGCTCCATTTCCCCTAGAGACTTTATCGACGTAGTATACGTCAAACACTATGAAGGGAATGTTGACATTATCTGTGGTGAGTTGAAACATTTTGCCCATGTTTTAGAATTACTATGTGTCATTAAAACTGTTTTGCCTTTAATAGTTAGTATTAATGGTTTAGAAGAAACTATAGTtccagttcttttgtttgtttattcagcgCAACCAAAAGGCTTGTGTCATGTACCCAGGCCAGGTATTTCACCTAATCCAAGACGTGCTGTGGAGATAAGTCAGTTGCTCCTGGACTTTTGCAGAAAGCACTATGGAATCAATACAGATAGAGactaaaaactaaaattttaatgtatacatttttaatcCTATGAAACAAAACTAGccctttttatataattttatacgTGGCTTGTTTAAAATGGCCATATATAATAATTGTTACAGTACTGATTATAAAGTATGATAATACTGAGTACTGCTGGGTGGGTCTTTCCTTAAATGTACCTATATCTCATCTAGGAATGCAAGTTTTGATATAGCCCTAGCCTTCTCTGCAATAATGTGACTCTGTGAAACACAAATTATCTTTATTTGGTAAATTGTGTTACTGACACAAAGCCTTTTCACACCACAAGAGTTTGGACTCTGAAAGCTTAAGATCATGTATAATGAAAGTACTTTGGCAGAGTAGCAGTAAAGATACCAGTTTTCTTCTTGAATTTGATCTAATCCTATAATTTCtataagaatattttctttcctgtaaGTTACTCAGGGATAGacagtgaagctgtgttattgctTCCCAGTACTTACAATGGGATGACTCCAGAATTCTGTTTCACAGACAAAACTTTTCAGCTCCCTGACTCAAAGCCAGTTTTCTGGGTCTTATAGCAGATCATTAAAGATGAATGTTCTCAccgggcagtggaggcacacacctttagtcccagcactggggaggcagaactaggcggatctttgtgagttcaaggccagcctggtctacagagtgagatccaagacaggcaccaaaactacatagagaaaccctgtctcaaaaaacaaacaaacaaacaaacaaacaaaaaacctaaaagaaaaaaattaaagatgaatgGTCtcataaaatatgtatacatattttaatcatTGTCTTCAAAGTTTCATCACACAAAATGTTTTTGCTACGTACTATATGAAATTTTGCCTTTTCTGAATTGTAGGTctataattttccattttaaaatcaaGGTGTTTCTAGCCTCTATTAATAGTTTGAGGAAGGTAAAACAGCAGCTGAGGTTTTAGCTCAATGTCACGGTACTGTCACAGCCatatgaggccctgggctccatccagcacagtaaaattagaaaataaataaacaaacgcatgatggagcatgccttcgtctcagtgcttgggaggcagaggcagatgaatctctatgaatttgaggctacccttgtgtacatagtgagttctaagccaaccaGGACTATATattgaaatcctgtctcaaaaaatagtaagtaaataaaacaatgtaagtttAAACTAGTGACTAGAAATAACCATTCATTTTATGCAGCAACAAAgctaaattttcttaaatttccgCTGAGTAAATGTTCAATGTATAGTCAGTTTTCTTCTTGgtgtttttaaagctttattctGCACTTTGCTTTGAGCtaaatattttgtatgtatagTCTCACTAAGGTTAAAACTGAAGTTTCCAGAAACTGAGCAGTAAAAATATTGATTTAGCTATGTAATAAGCTACTGAATTTAAAACTCTAGTCTTTCTGCTTTTCAAAACAAATGCTACCTACCACAGCACATGCCTCACTAAAGACTCACACTTTTTGGTAAACTAACAGAtttaacagaagaaaagaaatacaagattAGTCTCCATGTTTTACATGGAAATGTTTTTCTCACTCTGGCAATACCGCCATACCAGCCTAACGACGGGCTCTGTTTCGGGAGCGAGTCAAAATGGAATAGCCACTCGGCCACATTCCTCCTCCACACTGGTGCTTCACTTGGCATTTTGCATAGCCTTTGCTAAAATAATTTAGGAAAATTCATGGTATCTAGCTGTAGCAAAAGTGATAAATTTGTAAACTgtttagaaaatatataattgTCTTAAATTTCACCTTCCTTCTTTTCACTGCAACGTACATATTATGCTGCATAATTAATTACTAAGGTAAAACTAAGTTTTAATGACACTTTGAAATTAGTGCATGGAATTAACAGAGGAGAGCATTTCAAGTGTCTAAGTACTTCAGAGATTTCATGGAGAATAAAAGTATTAACAAAAGTCAATGAGCCCCAATAAAACAATCTTTTatgctttgttcttttgtttcaaaCCTCAGAAAGTAACTAAGTGATACTTTTAAAGaacttttcttgtttaaaaatatacaagcaTCTTTAGGGGTACtagtacaaatacacacacacacacacacacacacacactgtgaaacTAGTGTTAACACTGAAGTCAAAAGACATCATATATTTTAAGATTATGCTTCTGGAAATAATGTTTGTCCTTGTGAAACTGTCTCATTTCACCTTTTGTAATCACAGCTCATAGTGTGGACTTCCCAGGATATCCTCCGACTTCCCGTTATGTCCGTGGCTATAACTACCCTTCTGGCTATATATGTTCACCTCTCAAAGAGTAAGTGCTACTGTTCATAGGTGTCTATTTTAACAGGGTTTTTCATTTCCACTTAGGATTTACTTCAGGATCCCTAGCTTACGAATAGAAATATGTACCAATATACTttattgggagaaaaaaaaactgccccataagcaattttaaaaataactttttttatttttgtcttaaatataagaacagataacttactataaaatatattctagggCTCTGGGCATAAtgaaacacacaaatattttgcCACAGCTAACCCTTCCATGCTGTCTATAGCCGGGTGTAGTCATTTAAGCCTAGAACTCAGCAGTGAAAGCAGGAGGACTACCgtgatgagttcaaggcaaggCTGATTGTACTACAGTGAATTGAAGGCCCAGTTGAGATGCATGGCCAAACTGTCTCAGAGAAgggaaaattaataaaagtaattCTATAACTATAAGCATGATGTTGGCTTGGCCATCTTCTGTATgatgattttcattttatcttgttagattttgttttcttatgctttGTTGTTCTCTTctagaagcctgtttttttttgtttgtttgtgtttttgttttgttttgttttagctgaggattgaacccagggtcttgtgcttgctaggcaagctctctaccactgagctaaatccctggccCCGGCCTGTTCTTTcctaagaacagaaagggagtggaaatgaatgggaggggaggtggggaagaactgggaggagcagaggcagggaaactgtattcagattctattgtatgagaaaagaacctatgtttaataaatgtggaaatataaatatatctcaTTGGAAAAAACTGCACATATATGCAGGAACATAggtatataattttcatttccttattttttcatttttaatagagGCAGATACTGTTTTTCTTATTAAGTAAAGAATGTATATATAAGGGCTCTTTAAAGTTGATAAATGCTACATAAACTGGAGTAGAACAAAtgttcagaaaaaagaaaaggtatgaaTTCTGAGGACTACGTATCTACTCAAAGGATAGAAGAAATAGCAAAAGGAAAGGGTAACTAAGCTGAGATTTTAAGATATCTTCTGACTACTTAATATTCTatgtagaatttttattttataaggatCTGACCTCAGGTCACTGTCCCTTCCTCTTTTAGTTAATTGTCTTGTCATGTGCACGATAGAAAGAATCAAAGAGAATTAATTGAAGACTTCTCTCTATAAACTTGTCACTCCCTAAGGTCAAGTTAAGAATGCTTTATCTTTTGTAACTCTTTCTTTGCTTACAGAAACCCAGCATATTCCAAGCTAGTTGTATTTGTCCAGATAGACATGAGAGGAAAATGGCTTACATCGATCATTGAAAAAGCCATGCCATCCAACTTAGTGCACTTCTTCCTCAATGCAAAAGATGCCATAAAGGCGCGTGAAACTGCATCAGTACGTAGACGTCTCAGTAGGCAACCATCAgtacacaaaaagaaataaagcaattcTGCCATTAAACATAGAGATTGCAGACCATGCAAACTGCTAGTAAGTGTAGTTTGTCACTGCTGATTACTTCTAAGTCAATATACGTAAATCTATTCTATGTCTCTAGACATTATTCTTGTACTGAGGACGTGAATGCTTTGTCAAAATAAGAACTTCATTTTACAAGAAAACTCCATTAGATATAGCTTTTAATCTCACATGACATTAAATAATGTGCTATTAATACACTTTGCCCACCTGAATATGTTCCACATTCAGATCATAAACAAGCAGATATAGTCAGTAGTTGGCATTAATTAGAAGTTCATTAAGTATTCATCTGGGGATGGTGGCAAGCACCTGTAAGCCTGGCACTGGAGGGACTGAGATGGGACCAGCACGTgaaagcagcctgagctacacaggaagaccctatctcaaaaataaataaaaagtgtattTTCAATTACCTTTCCCTCATTTACTACTTCAATTGAGAATTATGGGAACTTGAACATAAGAACTGAACACTGGGGAACTCAGAGTGCATCTAAGGGTAGAATAATAGCCTACCATATAACGACCCTGGATTCCATCTTTCACACcagaaactgtggtgatattgtgtcccccaatatatcatgcaccctaataaacttttctggggtcagagaacaggcactagataggccagaaaatggtgacacacacacacacctttaatcctagcattctggaggcagagatctggatggatctctgtgagttcaaagccacactggaaacagccaggcatgttgaaatacgctttaatcccagaaagtgatggcaggaagcagaaaggtatataaggcataaggaccaggaactagggttcttttaaggttttaggcttttagcagcagttcagctgagatccattccagtgaagactcagaggctttcagtctgaggaaacaagatcagctgagaagttggcaaggtgaggttggatgtggcttgttctgtttatctgatctttcaacactcaccccaatacctggctctgggtttgtttttattaataagaccttttaagattcgtgttacaagaAACCAGTAACACTTCAATACATAACCAGTGATATTTATCTGAACCTCCATTTCCACTTGGGGATCAACAGGGTTGAGAGTCTcattctgtttccatttccttcatCTGTGGTGTCATCAGTGACACCTAGAGAGACGAGCTCATGCCCCCACTGCAAAGGCAACATACCTATGCAAATTATTGTCCACCAAGAAGGTATCAGCAAGGGCGGGAAATGGCATTGAACTGTGACACACCTCTGCCATGAGGATCAGTCAATGCTCTGCTTTCTGTAGGGTAGAAATAAACGCTATCCAGCTCCTGTGCTAATAACAGCTAACGGTGAATCTGCCTTCTTAAAGGACCATTCTAGCAAAGAACTCTCATCTAAAATAGACAGGGAGCTTTCAAAATGTGTAGTATAAAAGCAGTCCAGTTGAAAAGTAGCCAAAGGCAATGGCCCTGAGAAAGGTACATGAttgaaaaacaaactcaaaagagaaaaaacatgtTCCACAATATTAGCCGCTAGGTAAAATTCAAATTGAGATGTCGGCACACTTAGCAGAATGgcagaaagttttaaaaataatcataggATCAAGTGT
Proteins encoded in this region:
- the Stard6 gene encoding stAR-related lipid transfer protein 6 → MEFKAIAQQTAEEILAYSQDISDWKVVKSSKKITVSKKTSKKFHGNLYRVEGIIPLSTAKLSSFLYQPENRIKWDKLLKSYNVLHKIDSDTFICHTITNSFAMGSISPRDFIDVVYVKHYEGNVDIICAHSVDFPGYPPTSRYVRGYNYPSGYICSPLKENPAYSKLVVFVQIDMRGKWLTSIIEKAMPSNLVHFFLNAKDAIKARETASVRRRLSRQPSVHKKK